Proteins from one Trichoplusia ni isolate ovarian cell line Hi5 chromosome 9, tn1, whole genome shotgun sequence genomic window:
- the LOC113497797 gene encoding E3 ubiquitin-protein ligase Ufd4 isoform X2: MAEVDPETLLEWLLTGQGDERDMQLIALEQLCMLLLMSDNVDRCFESCPPRTFLPALCKIFLDECAPDNVLEVTARAITYYLDVSAECTRRIVAIEGAVKAICSRLLTVDPNNRTSKDLAEQCIKVLELVCTREAGAVWEGGGLPAVLHFITHHGTSVHKDTLHSAMAVVSRVCGKMEPGDARVGDAVSSLSALLCHNDARVADAALRCFASLADRFARAHADPAPLAEHGLIEELVRRLGSAESGDDKCSAPAVSTTVSLLSTLCRGSAQITHDLVRLELCSAVEAAVQADERWCLECMRLVDLLLVLLCEGRHAIQNGSTRNGSSTSGSSGSGGASGEGSSASGSGARGDKSHRQLIDCIRGKDTDALLAAVSSGAVDVNFTDDVGQTLLNWASAFGTREMVEFLCEKGADVNRGQRSSSLHYAACFGRPAIAKVLLRYGANADLRDEDGKTPLDKARERHDQGHREVAAILQCPGEWLVVGNHDSPSPSNDDDFPETGDKEMAAVYLERLVPVFCSRYLGAGGAGVRRACLSLVRKMVHYAPARLLRAISLRRDPPAAALLTQLVAAVLDNAGELGAWRRGPARVLRSRYIRPPADDDDGHLIVLGIAEELMVKASDIYLEQFARLGVFSKVEGLAAAPAAFLTSDSENSNIPGCSEDASCLSSGVGYSWAEWSLCRGRDALYVWSDAAALELSTGSNGWFRFLLDGKLATMYSSGSPEHQTDNTENRGEFIDKLQRARASVKNTVPQPILSKPGAAKLIIGNWALSCKKEKELQIHNTDGQQQTTILREDLPGFIFESNRGTKHSFTAETFLGPELASGWTDRRTVTPHNAVNVSRSRLAAKAEALKAQVCERARALYSRHLANAATRQPRPPVARLRALLARMQRLATQPTDDWQRELNESLEQLTELLCGDELLSAYELQSSGLAPSLLQVLSPQANDSPGQAGERARLVRAWVSRSGGAGGAGGVLAARLVAVLESVERLPVHAPGGDAPPPSAGTLHHLTKRIRLRIERATDESTEDTTTNNGNNAGRNLKVEALTTVRQLERFLAKSVARQWYDMERTSFNFVQKIKTEAPMVFNYDHDFDENGILYFIGSNGGTCEWVNPGAHSLVSVWSSDGRQLPYGRAEDALSRSPEPLNVHTNDDRRAFIAVDLGLQVVPSAYTLRHARGYGRSALRNWLFQMSTDGITWSTLLAHNDEQALQEPGSTATWRLRADAPYRYLRIQQNGKNASGQSHYLSLSGLEIYGKVVGVSDNAPRQCGGPNGGTSTTPAGGAAGGAAGAAGAAGGGARARRWSRGARGVCAGARVLRGPDWKWRDQDGAHPALGTVTSDLHNGWVDVRWDHGGRNSYRMGAEGKFDLKVVSGGATGGAACGEAKQGRKSHSTPSLPDATAVDHQVSVASTEQASSADNISSEEMASNMSRPRTHATDLSAINNSTHHINTDLATIVESLTLGAESNNCMADLGNTSFTNMELGPTSITDITKPYPAKEPVPETNTQEEREARRREGDAVRNSANALLSSDLLALPASLLHTLRNNANRLHIQCEDNDAADGQYGDHKKDSQSGGSGAMSASEPDLTQQVNRGAARLLESLGVGRGAGAGRGANPQRATRTNHSTSLFPSLVRLALSSNFPGGLLSAAQSYPSLVPNAQNALTLSLTSTSSESEQWLQVSLEDFLESCRAPALLTELEDDDEGDDALDSDKENEPTYQEVSRNLLSLMEEEALEAVRGSSGQGGRQRKPWDDDFVLKRQFSALIPAFDPRPGRTNLNQTVDLEIPLNESSDGEESSSSDCGQAGAGGSAGAAGGGGRLPALRLVLSAAGASVALERPNWTLYRAVLALNARLPLADTHRDLTYTLTYKEIEGMETFASSSDSEDDEPCDPERGIAGAEGAEGAMATCCVRVLRRLRAAAPSLPPEAFVSTKLTNKLHQQLQEPLTLAAAATPLWCQQLNDWCPFLFPLETRQMFFACTAFGTSRTIVWLQAQRDRALDRQRSGNTVSPRRAELEATEFRMGRLRHERVRIPRQPDLLRSAMQVMRVHAGRKSVLEVEFAGEEGTGLGPTLEFYALVAAELQRADLAMWLNDSPHAAADHDSAPHHLVLPDEKPPGYYVTRAGGLFPAPLPQDSPVCDKVCKYFWFLGVFLAKVLQDGRLVDLPLSEPFLRIMCGEELTNDCLEEIDPIRHRFLQSVLAAAENYDLLMRDQSLEVEERARRIAELTVEGASFEQLALTMTHVAAHTDAAVAVQPLTDNGENIEVGPANARAYAEASARWMTRGGVRRQAAAFRRGFGAVFPPRRLRAFCAAELRLLLCGERGPVWTRDHLLQYTEPKLGYTRDSPGFLRLVDVLVEMSLRERKAFLQFATGCSSLPPGGLANLHPRLTVVRKVDAGDGSYPSVNTCVHYLKLPEYSCKEVLRERLLAATNERGFHLN; the protein is encoded by the exons aTGGCGGAAGTGGATCCAGAGACCCTGTTAGAATGGCTGCTGACTGGACAGGGTGATGAGCGTGACATGCAACTCATTGCTCTTGAACAACTTTGCATGTTACTGCTTATGTCTGATAATGTTGACAGATGCTTTGAAAG TTGTCCTCCAAGAACATTTCTCCCAGCATTGTGCAAAATATTCCTTGATGAATGTGCACCAGATAATGTTCTAGAGGTTACAGCTAGGGCAATAACTTACTATTTGGATGTTTCTG CTGAATGTACTAGACGAATTGTAGCCATAGAAGGCGCAGTAAAGGCAATCTGCAGCAGATTGCTCACAGTTGATCCTAATAACCGAACCAGCAAGGATCTTGCTGAGCAGTGCATTAAA GTACTGGAGTTGGTCTGCACCAGGGAGGCAGGTGCTGTGTGGGAAGGTGGTGGCCTACCTGCAGTCTTACATTTTATCACTCACCATGGTACATCTGTTCATAAAGACACCCTGCACTCAGCCATGGCTGTTGTGTCAAG GGTTTGTGGTAAAATGGAACCGGGAGACGCTCGTGTGGGTGACGCAGTTTCGTCACTATCGGCTTTACTGTGCCATAATGACGCGCGTGTGGCTGACGCCGCACTCAGGTGTTTCGCGTCACTTGCTGACAGATTCGCGCGCGCGCATGCTGACCCTGCTCCCCTCGCCGAACACG GTTTGATAGAAGAACTCGTTCGGCGTCTAGGAAGTGCTGAAAGTGGCGATGATAAATGTTCTGCTCCAGCTGTCTCGACTACCGTTAGTTTGCTCTCTACACTGTGCCGTGGATCTGCACAAATTACTCAC GATCTCGTGCGTCTGGAATTATGTTCAGCCGTTGAAGCCGCGGTGCAAGCCGACGAGCGCTGGTGTCTAGAGTGCATGCGGCTCGTAGATTTATTGCTAGTTCTACTATGTGAAGGACGTCATGCTATACAGAA CGGGTCGACTCGTAACGGCAGCTCGACGTCTGGGTCGAGCGGGTCTGGCGGTGCGAGCGGCGAGGGCTCGTCGGCCAGCGGCAGCGGCGCGCGCGGTGACAAGTCGCACCGCCAGCTCATCGACTGCATCCGCGGCAAGGACACGGACGCTCTGCTGGCCGCCGTCTCCAGCGGAGCTGTCGACGTCAACTTCACTGATGATGTCGGACAGACTCTCCTCAACTGGGCGTCGGCTTTCGGAACCAGGGAAATGGTCGAGTTTCTTTGCGAAAAAG GCGCTGACGTGAATCGTGGTCAACGTAGTTCATCTCTGCATTACGCTGCTTGTTTCGGCCGCCCAGCCATTGCTAAAGTGCTACTACGTTATGGTGCAAATGCAGATTTACGAGATGAAGATGGTAAAACACCTCTTGACAAAGCACGGGAACGTCACGATCAAG GGCACAGGGAAGTAGCAGCCATATTGCAGTGTCCAGGCGAGTGGTTGGTAGTTGGCAATCATGATTCTCCTTCACCATCCAATGACGATGATTTTCCAGAAACTGGAGACAAAGAAATGGCTGCAGTTTATCTAGA ACGGCTGGTGCCGGTGTTCTGCTCGCGCTACctgggcgcgggcggcgcgggcgtgcGGCGCGCCTGCCTGTCGCTGGTGCGCAAGATGGTGCACTACGCGCCCGCGCGCCTGCTGCGCGCCATCTCGCTGCGCCGCgacccgcccgccgccgcgctgctcaCGCAGCTCGTGGCCGCCGTGCTCGACAACGCC GGCGAGCTGGGCGCGTGGCGGCGCGGCCCGGCGCGAGTGCTGCGCAGCCGCTATATCCGCCCGCCTGCG GATGACGATGACGGCCATCTTATCGTGCTTGGGATCGCTGAAGAGTTGATGGTGAAAGCCTCGGACATATACCTGGAACAGTTCGCACGGCTCGGCGTATTTAGCAAGGTCGAAGGCTTGGCTGCAGCTCCAGCTGCATTTCTGACATCTGATAGTGAAAATTCTAATATTCCCG GCTGCAGTGAAGACGCTTCCTGCTTGTCAAGCGGCGTGGGTTACTCGTGGGCGGAGTGGTCGCTGTGCCGCGGGCGCGACGCGCTGTACGTGTGGAGCGACGCGGCCGCGCTCGAGCTCAGCACGGGCAGCAACGGATGGTTCCGCTTCCTCCTCGACGGAAAACTCGCCACCATGTACTCTAGCGGCAGCCCCGAACATCAGACCGACAACACCG aaaatcgTGGTGAATTTATTGATAAACTCCAAAGAGCACGTGCTTCAGTGAAAAATACGGTTCCACAACCAATTTTATCCAAACCCGGAGCagctaaattaattattggaaACTGGGCTCTGTCATGTAAAAA GGAAAAAGAACTTCAAATTCACAATACGGATGGACAACAGCAAACTACGATACTGCGAGAAGATTTGCCAGGATTTATCTTCGAGTCTAACAGGGGCACTAAACATTCATTTACAGCGGAGACATTTTTAG GGCCGGAGTTGGCGAGCGGCTGGACTGACCGAAGGACGGTGACGCCCCACAATGCTGTTAACGTCAGTCGATCAAGACTGGCTGCCAAGGCTGAAGCTCTCAAAGCTCAG gtATGCGAACGTGCTCGTGCACTTTATTCACGACACTTGGCGAACGCTGCTACTCGTCAGCCACGTCCACCTGTAGCAAGACTGCGGGCCTTACTGGCGCGAATGCAGCGTCTAGCTACGCAGCCTACTG ATGATTGGCAAAGGGAATTGAACGAGTCTCTGGAACAACTGACAGAGCTCTTGTGTGGTGATGAACTGCTCTCTGCGTACGAGTTACAGTCATCTGGTCTCGCACCTTCGCTATTACAAGTACTGTCGCCGCAAGCTAATG ACAGCCCGGGGCAGGCGGGCGAGCGCGCGCGGCTGGTGCGCGCGTGGGTGTCGcgcagcggcggcgcgggcggcgcgggcggcgtgcTGGCGGCACGCCTGGTGGCCGTGCTGGAGAGCGTGGAGCGCCTGCCCGTGCACGCGCCGGGGGGCGACGCGCCGCCGCCCTCCGCCGGCACGCTGCACCATCTCACCAAGCGCATCAG GTTACGCATTGAACGCGCAACTGATGAGAGTACTGAGGATACGACGACAAACAATGGAAACAACGCTGGTAGAAATCTGAAAGTCGAGGCTTTGACTACAGTTCGTCAATTAGAGAGGTTCCTTGCGAAGTCAGTCGCTAGGCAGTGGTACGACATGGAGCGAACCAGTTTTAACTTCGTGCAAAAGATAAAAACAGAAGCACCTATGGTGTTCAATTATGAT CACGATTTCGACGAGAATGGTATTCTTTACTTTATCGGCAGTAATGGGGGTACTTGTGAATGGGTCAATCCCGGTGCTCACTCCTTAGTAAGCGTTTGGTCCTCCGATGGTAGACAACTGCCTTACGGCCGAGCCGAAGATGCCTTGTCAAGGTCTCCGGAGCCACTGAACGTGCACACCAACGATGATAGACGAGCGTTTATAGCAGTAGATCTAGGCTTACAAGTGGTGCCTTCCGCGTATACATTACGACATGCTCGCGGCTATGGACGGTCAGCACTCAGAAACTGGTTATTCCAA ATGTCGACGGACGGTATAACGTGGAGCACGCTGCTGGCGCACAACGACGAGCAGGCGCTGCAGGAGCCGGGCAGCACCGCCACCTGGCGGCTGCGCGCCGACGCGCCCTACCGCTACCTGCGCATACAGCAGAATGGGAAGAACGCCAGCGGGCAGAGCCACTACCTCTCCCTCTCCGGCCTGGAGATCTATGGAAAG GTGGTAGGCGTCAGCGACAACGCGCCACGTCAGTGCGGCGGCCCCAACGGCGGCACGAGCACGAcgccggcgggcggcgcggcgggaggcgcggcgggcgcggcgggcgcggcgggcggcggcgcgcgcgccaggCGCTGGTCGCGGGGCGCGCGCGGCGTGTGCGCGGGCGCGCGCGTGCTGCGCGGCCCCGACTGGAAGTGGCGCGACCAGGACGGCGCGCACCCCGCGCTCGGGACCGTCACCTCCGACCTGCACAACGGCTGGGTCGACGTCAG gtGGGATCACGGAGGACGCAATTCTTATCGTATGGGCGCCGAGGGAAAATTTGATCTGAAGGTAGTGAGTGGTGGCGCTACTGGTGGAGCCGCGTGTGGCGAGGCCAAACAAGGTCGCAAGAGCCACTCAACGCCAAGCCTGCCGGACGCTACTGCCGTTGATCACCAG GTATCGGTGGCATCGACTGAGCAAGCGTCATCTGCAGATAACATATCAAGTGAGGAAATGGCCAGTAACATGTCTCGACCTCGCACACACGCCACAGATTTATCTGCAATTAATAACTCGACACATCATATTAATACAG ATCTTGCAACGATAGTAGAATCGTTGACTCTAGGCGCTGAGAGCAATAACTGTATGGCAGATTTGGGTAATACTTCATTTACAAATATGGAATTGGGACCAACCAGCATCACAGACATTACTAAGCCTTACCCTGCTAAAGAACCTGTACCTGAAACGAATACTCAAGAG GAGCGCGAGGCGCGCCGCCGCGAGGGCGACGCTGTGCGCAACAGTGCCAACGCGCTGCTGTCCAGCGACCTGCTCGCTCTGCCCGCCTCCCTGCTGCACACCCTGCGGAACAATGCCAACCGCCTGCACATACAG tgtGAAGACAACGATGCTGCCGATGGACAATACGGTGACCACAAGAAGGACAGTCAGTCCGGCGGGTCGGGTGCCATGAGCGCTAGTGAACCAGATCTGACGCAACAGGTAAATAGA GGTGCCGCCAGGCTGCTGGAGTCCCTGGGCgtggggcgcggcgcgggcgcaggtcGCGGCGCCAACCCGCAGCGCGCCACGCGGACTAACCACTCTACTAGTCTGTTCCCCAG TTTGGTGCGCCTGGCCCTATCAAGCAATTTCCCTGGCGGACTATTATCGGCAGCTCAGAGTTATCCATCGCTCGTTCCTAACGCACAAAATGCTCTTACTTTGTCTCTTACATCTACATCGAGTGAAAGTGAACAG TGGCTGCAGGTGTCGCTGGAGGACTTCCTGGAGTCGTGTCGCGCGCCCGCGCTGCTCACCGAGCTGGAGGACGACGATGAGGGCGACGACGCGCTCGACAGCGACAAGGAGAACGAGCCCACCTACCAGGAG gTCTCTCGCAATCTTCTGTCTTTAATGGAGGAGGAAGCTTTAGAGGCAGTCCGCGGCAGCAGCGGTCAGGGTGGCCGCCAGCGTAAGCCATGGGACGATGACTTTGTGCTCAAACGGCAGTTTTCTGCCCTCATACCTGCTTTTGATCCTCGCCCTGGAAGAACCAATTTGAACCAAACAGTCG ATCTGGAGATCCCACTGAACGAGTCATCAGACGGTGAAGAGAGCAGCAGCTCGGACTGCGGgcaggcgggcgcgggcggcagcgcgggcgcggcgggcggcggcgggcgtcTGCCCGCGCTGCGCCTCGTGCTGTCGGCGGCGGGCGCGTCCGTGGCGCTGGAGCGGCCCAACTGGACGCTGTACCGCGCCGTGCTGGCGCTCAACGCGCGCCTGCCGCTCGCCGACACGCACCGCGACCTCACCTACAC ATTGACTTACAAAGAAATCGAAGGGATGGAGACATTCGCTTCTTCCAGCGACAGCGAAGATGACGAACCTTGTGATCCTG AGCGCGGCATCGCGGGCGCGGAGGGCGCGGAGGGCGCGATGGCGACGTGTTGCGTGCGCGTGCTGCGCCGCctgcgcgccgccgcgccgtcgCTGCCGCCCGAGGCCTTCGTGTCCACCAAGCTCACCAACAAGCTGCACCAGCAGCTGCAGGAGCCGCTCacgctggccgccgccgccacgcCGCTATG gTGTCAGCAACTGAATGACTGGTGTCCATTCCTGTTCCCTCTGGAAACTCGTCAAATGTTCTTCGCTTGTACGGCTTTCGGAACTTCTCGTACAATTGTCTGGTTGCAAGCGCAGAGGGATCGCGCTCTAGACCGGCAAAG ATCTGGTAACACTGTATCCCCACGCCGCGCCGAATTGGAAGCGACCGAGTTCCGAATGGGACGTCTGCGTCATGAGCGTGTGAGGATACCTCGGCAACCCGATCTGTTGCGGTCTGCTATGCag GTGATGCGCGTGCACGCGGGCCGCAAGTCCGTGCTGGAGGTGGAGTTCGCGGGCGAGGAGGGCACGGGGCTGGGCCCCACGCTGGAGTTCTACGCGCTCGTGGCGGCCGAGCTGCAGCGCGCCGACCTGGCCATGTGGCTCAACGACTCGCCGCACGCCGCCGCCGACCACGACTCCGCGCCGCACCATCTCGTGTTGCCCGACG aaaaacctCCGGGTTATTACGTGACGCGAGCTGGTGGTCTGTTCCCGGCACCACTTCCTCAAGATTCACCCGTCTGTGATAAAGTTTGCAAATATTTCTGGTTCCTCGGAGTATTCTTAGCTAAG GTACTACAAGATGGAAGACTTGTCGATTTGCCGCTTTCAGAACCTTTCCTGCGTATCATGTGCGGCGAAGAATTGACTAATGACTGTCTGGAGGAAATCGATCCGATCAGACATCG TTTCCTGCAAAGCGTGTTGGCGGCGGCGGAGAACTATGACTTGTTGATGCGCGACCAGTCGCTGGAGGTGGAGGAGCGCGCGCGCCGCATTGCCGAGCTCACGGTGGAGGGCGCCAGCTTCGAGCAGCTCGCGCTCACCATGACGCACGTGGCCGCGCACACCGACGCCGCCGTCGCTGTGCAGCCGCTCACCGACAACGGAGAGAACATCGAG GTGGGCCCAGCGAACGCGCGCGCCTACGCGGAGGCGAGCGCGCGCTGGATGACGCGCGGCGGCGTGCGGCGGCAGGCGGCCGCCTTCCGGCGCGGCTTCGGCGCCGTGTTCCCGCCGCGCCGCCTGCGCGCCTTCTGCGCCGCCGAGCTGCGCCTGCTGCTGTGCGGCGAGCGCGGGCCCGTCTGGACGCGCGACCATCTGCTGCAGTACACCGAGCCCAAGCTCGGCTACACGCGCGACAG TCCCGGTTTCCTTCGTCTCGTGGATGTGCTCGTGGAGATGTCCCTCCGTGAACGTAAGGCATTCTTACAATTTGCAACGGGCTGCAGCAGTCTCCCGCCTGGTGGACTCGCTAATCTGCACCCTAGACTCACTGTAGTGCGAAAG gtTGATGCTGGTGATGGATCCTACCCCTCTGTGAATACTTGCGTTCACTACCTGAAACTACCTGAGTACTCTTGCAAGGAAGTTCTGCGGGAAAGACTGCTCGCAGCCACCAACGAGCGTGGCTTCCATCTCAACTAG